A window from Pseudooceanicola algae encodes these proteins:
- a CDS encoding nucleotidyltransferase family protein — protein sequence MPAALMLFAAGFGTRMRPLTDSRPKPLIPVAGRALIDHARDQAAGLPSLVTVANAHYMADQVEGHLAGTGVTVNRESPDILDTGGGLLNALPLLGNGPVFCLNTDAVWAGPPALKVLLEGWDPERMDGLLLCVSPDNSRGHPGTGDFTLDAEGRVTPGAGLNYTGAQILKTDLLSEIEGPAFSVWKLWERMIARKRLFAQPYPGLWCDVGRPENIAEAEAMLNTPDV from the coding sequence ATGCCCGCTGCCCTGATGCTTTTCGCCGCCGGTTTCGGCACCCGGATGCGCCCACTGACCGACAGCCGCCCCAAGCCTCTGATCCCCGTGGCGGGCAGGGCTTTGATTGATCACGCGCGCGACCAGGCCGCCGGTCTGCCGAGCCTCGTGACCGTGGCGAACGCACATTACATGGCCGATCAGGTCGAAGGGCATCTTGCCGGAACCGGGGTGACCGTGAACCGCGAAAGCCCCGACATCCTTGATACCGGGGGCGGGTTGCTGAACGCGCTGCCGCTGCTGGGAAACGGCCCGGTGTTCTGCCTGAATACCGATGCGGTCTGGGCCGGCCCGCCGGCGTTGAAGGTACTGCTGGAGGGATGGGACCCCGAAAGGATGGACGGGCTGCTGCTGTGCGTCAGTCCGGACAACAGTCGCGGCCACCCCGGAACGGGGGATTTCACGCTGGACGCCGAAGGGCGCGTGACCCCCGGTGCGGGCCTGAACTATACCGGGGCGCAAATCCTCAAGACCGACTTGCTGAGCGAAATCGAAGGCCCGGCCTTTTCCGTCTGGAAGTTGTGGGAGCGCATGATCGCCCGCAAGCGGCTGTTCGCCCAGCCCTATCCCGGCCTCTGGTGCGATGTTGGCCGCCCCGAGAATATCGCCGAGGCCGAGGCAATGCTGAACACCCCCGATGTTTGA
- a CDS encoding aminoglycoside phosphotransferase family protein, whose amino-acid sequence MSRQDDKLNFIAGTEWAGAQVAPLAGDASMRKYDRLTSPDGGSAVLMDAPPEKGEDVRPFVRIARHLTALGLSAPQVLAADEARGFLLLEDLGDGLFARVVADDPALEVPLYTAAVEALIALHSGKPPKGTAPYDPPLMTQMAVLAHEWYAAGVTGELPENSEDFTLEFNKMLRDLTGTPEVLILRDYHAENLLWLPERDGVARVGQLDFQDAMLGHRAYDLVSLLQDARRDVPADLEEAMIAHFTTRAGLEPEAFRAAYDLLSVQRNLRILGVFARLSMAYGRAHYVDLIPRVWGYLLRSLDRPGMDRLRKGLMHDLPAPTPEALKILKDKCATCPLP is encoded by the coding sequence ATGAGCCGACAGGACGACAAACTGAATTTCATCGCAGGCACCGAATGGGCTGGGGCGCAGGTCGCGCCGCTGGCGGGTGATGCATCGATGCGAAAATACGACCGGCTTACCTCGCCCGATGGCGGCAGCGCCGTGCTGATGGACGCGCCCCCCGAAAAGGGAGAGGACGTGCGCCCCTTCGTGCGGATCGCGCGCCACCTGACGGCCCTTGGCCTGTCCGCACCGCAAGTCCTTGCGGCGGACGAGGCCCGGGGGTTCCTGCTGCTGGAAGACCTCGGCGATGGCCTGTTTGCGCGGGTCGTGGCAGATGATCCCGCGCTTGAAGTCCCGCTATATACCGCTGCGGTCGAAGCGCTGATCGCCCTGCATTCCGGCAAGCCACCCAAGGGTACCGCGCCCTATGATCCGCCGCTGATGACGCAGATGGCCGTGCTGGCCCATGAATGGTACGCCGCCGGCGTGACCGGGGAACTGCCCGAAAACAGCGAAGATTTCACGCTCGAATTCAACAAGATGCTGCGGGATCTCACCGGCACCCCCGAGGTCCTGATCCTGCGCGATTACCACGCTGAAAACCTGCTTTGGCTGCCCGAACGTGACGGGGTCGCCCGGGTCGGTCAGCTTGATTTCCAGGACGCCATGCTGGGTCACCGCGCCTATGATCTGGTCTCGCTTCTGCAGGACGCCCGCCGCGATGTCCCGGCCGATCTGGAAGAGGCGATGATCGCCCATTTCACCACGCGCGCGGGACTGGAGCCGGAGGCCTTCCGCGCCGCCTATGACCTGCTCAGCGTTCAGCGCAACCTGCGTATCCTCGGCGTTTTCGCGCGCCTGTCGATGGCCTATGGCAGGGCACATTACGTCGATCTGATCCCCCGCGTCTGGGGCTACCTGCTGCGCAGTCTCGACCGGCCCGGCATGGATCGGCTGCGCAAGGGCCTGATGCATGACCTGCCCGCCCCGACCCCCGAAGCCCTGAAGATCCTGAAGGACAAATGTGCCACATGCCCGCTGCCCTGA
- the tsaE gene encoding tRNA (adenosine(37)-N6)-threonylcarbamoyltransferase complex ATPase subunit type 1 TsaE, with translation MNSDPHSTELTLTSPEATCALAQRLAPLMRPGDVLLLSGGIGAGKTHFARSLIQALLEVPEDVPSPTFTLVQEYDTTAGPLWHADLYRLSNPLEAVELGLEDAFAEAICLIEWPDRLGDLTPSAGLCMDFVTVPDQDDTRQLRVTIPGGTRAALKGVFA, from the coding sequence ATGAACAGCGATCCCCATAGCACCGAACTGACCCTGACATCGCCCGAGGCGACCTGCGCCCTGGCGCAGCGTCTGGCGCCCCTGATGCGGCCCGGCGATGTGCTGCTGCTGTCGGGCGGCATCGGCGCGGGCAAGACGCATTTCGCCCGCAGCCTGATCCAGGCGCTGCTAGAGGTGCCCGAGGATGTTCCCTCGCCCACCTTCACGCTGGTACAGGAATACGACACGACCGCCGGGCCGCTGTGGCATGCCGACCTTTACCGGCTGAGCAATCCGCTGGAGGCCGTGGAACTGGGCCTCGAGGACGCCTTTGCAGAGGCGATCTGCCTGATCGAATGGCCCGACAGGCTGGGCGATCTGACGCCGTCTGCGGGCCTGTGCATGGACTTTGTCACCGTTCCCGATCAAGACGACACCCGACAGCTGCGCGTCACCATCCCCGGCGGTACGCGCGCCGCGCTCAAGGGGGTTTTCGCATGA
- the pcaF gene encoding 3-oxoadipyl-CoA thiolase translates to MTEVFICDYIRTPIGRFGGALATVRADDLGAIPLKALMLRNAGVDWEAVDDVIYGCANQAGEDNRNVARMSLLLAGLPVSVPGTTMNRLCGSGMDAIMTAARAIKAGEADLMIAGGVESMSRAPFVMPKAETAFSRKAEIYDTTIGWRFVNKLMKKQYGVDSMPETGENVAEDFNISRADQDAFALRSQDKAAAAQKNGRLSKEITPVTIPRRKQDDLVFDADEHPRQSTLEKLASLPTPFREGGTVTAGNASGVNDGAAALILASAEAAAKYGLTPIARVLGGASAGVEPRIMGFGPAPASKKLMARLGLGQSDFDVIELNEAFASQGLATLRDLGIADDDDRVNRNGGAIALGHPLGMSGARITGTAALELLETGGKRALACMCIGVGQGIAIALEKA, encoded by the coding sequence ATGACCGAGGTCTTCATCTGCGACTACATCCGCACCCCCATCGGCCGGTTCGGCGGCGCGCTTGCCACCGTGCGCGCCGATGACCTTGGCGCGATCCCCCTGAAGGCGCTGATGCTGCGCAACGCCGGCGTGGACTGGGAAGCGGTCGACGACGTGATCTACGGCTGCGCCAACCAGGCCGGCGAGGACAACCGCAATGTGGCACGCATGTCGCTGCTGCTGGCCGGTCTTCCGGTTTCGGTGCCCGGCACCACGATGAACCGGCTTTGCGGGTCGGGCATGGACGCCATCATGACCGCCGCCCGCGCCATCAAGGCCGGCGAGGCCGACCTGATGATCGCCGGGGGTGTCGAATCCATGTCCCGCGCGCCCTTCGTCATGCCGAAGGCCGAAACTGCCTTTTCCCGCAAGGCCGAGATCTATGACACCACCATCGGCTGGCGCTTCGTCAACAAGCTGATGAAGAAGCAGTACGGCGTCGATTCCATGCCCGAAACGGGTGAAAACGTGGCCGAGGACTTCAACATCTCGCGCGCCGATCAGGATGCCTTTGCCCTGCGCAGCCAGGACAAGGCCGCCGCCGCGCAGAAAAATGGCCGCCTGAGCAAGGAGATCACCCCGGTCACCATCCCGCGCCGCAAGCAGGACGACCTGGTCTTCGATGCCGATGAACATCCCCGCCAGAGCACGCTGGAAAAGCTGGCGTCGCTGCCGACGCCGTTCCGCGAAGGCGGCACGGTCACGGCGGGCAACGCCAGCGGCGTCAACGATGGCGCGGCGGCGCTGATCCTTGCCAGCGCGGAAGCGGCGGCGAAATACGGGCTGACCCCGATCGCCCGCGTTCTGGGCGGTGCCTCCGCCGGCGTCGAGCCACGCATCATGGGCTTCGGCCCCGCGCCCGCGTCGAAAAAGCTGATGGCGCGGTTGGGTCTCGGCCAGTCCGACTTCGACGTGATCGAGCTGAACGAGGCCTTCGCCAGCCAGGGTCTGGCCACGCTGCGCGACCTCGGCATCGCGGATGACGACGACCGGGTGAACCGCAACGGCGGCGCCATCGCGCTTGGCCACCCGCTTGGCATGTCGGGCGCACGGATCACCGGCACCGCGGCGCTGGAACTGCTGGAAACCGGCGGCAAGCGGGCGCTGGCCTGCATGTGCATCGGCGTCGGCCAGGGCATCGCCATCGCGCTGGAAAAAGCCTGA
- a CDS encoding 3-oxoacid CoA-transferase subunit B: MTDAKLSNAQIAWRAAQDIEDGAYVNLGIGFPEMVAQYTVEGREAIFHTENGILNFGPAPEPGTEDWDLINAGKKAVTLKPGAAFFHHADSFGMVRGGHLDVAILGALQVAQNGDLANWRVGNKGVPAVGGAMDLVHGAKRVAVITDHVTKKGDPKLVESCTFPLTGVGCVTRVYTSLAVVDIEDGHFVLREKLPQISMDHLRALTGAELHIDGDVAELNVPEL, translated from the coding sequence ATGACCGACGCGAAACTTTCCAACGCCCAGATCGCCTGGCGCGCCGCGCAGGACATCGAGGACGGCGCCTACGTCAATCTCGGCATCGGCTTCCCCGAGATGGTCGCGCAATACACCGTCGAGGGTCGCGAGGCGATCTTCCACACCGAGAACGGCATCCTGAACTTCGGCCCCGCGCCCGAGCCGGGAACCGAGGACTGGGACCTTATCAACGCCGGCAAGAAAGCCGTGACGCTGAAGCCCGGCGCGGCCTTCTTCCACCATGCAGACAGCTTCGGCATGGTCCGGGGCGGGCACCTGGATGTCGCCATCCTTGGCGCGTTGCAGGTGGCGCAGAACGGCGACCTTGCCAACTGGCGCGTCGGCAACAAGGGCGTGCCCGCCGTCGGCGGTGCGATGGACCTTGTGCATGGGGCCAAACGTGTCGCGGTTATCACCGATCACGTCACCAAGAAGGGCGATCCCAAGCTGGTCGAAAGCTGCACCTTTCCGCTGACCGGCGTGGGCTGCGTGACCCGCGTCTATACCAGCCTTGCCGTGGTCGATATCGAGGACGGGCATTTCGTGCTGCGTGAAAAGCTGCCGCAGATCTCGATGGACCACCTGCGCGCCCTGACCGGGGCCGAGCTGCACATCGACGGCGATGTCGCGGAGCTGAACGTTCCCGAACTGTGA
- a CDS encoding 3-oxoacid CoA-transferase subunit A, which produces MDKICPSLAEAVAGIPDGAVVMIGGFGGSGAPIELIHALIDAGPKDLTVINNNAGNGRIGIAAMIDAGMVAKMICSFPKSSDPRAFTDRYLAGEIALELVPQGTLAERIRAAGAGIPAFYTPSSYGTELAEGKPVGEFDGRSYVQERWLKADFALLKADTADTYGNLTYRMAARNFNPLMAAAATTTIVQARQILAPGGIEPENVITPGLYVDTLVEVTDPQQEETLIRAGATYEGAKA; this is translated from the coding sequence ATGGACAAGATTTGCCCCAGCCTTGCCGAGGCGGTCGCGGGAATCCCGGACGGTGCGGTGGTCATGATCGGCGGTTTCGGCGGCTCCGGCGCCCCGATCGAGCTGATACACGCCCTGATCGACGCCGGCCCGAAGGACCTGACGGTCATCAACAACAACGCCGGGAACGGCCGCATCGGCATCGCCGCGATGATAGATGCGGGGATGGTCGCCAAGATGATCTGTTCCTTCCCCAAAAGCAGCGACCCCCGCGCCTTCACCGACCGCTATCTTGCCGGTGAAATCGCGCTGGAGCTGGTGCCGCAGGGCACGCTGGCGGAACGCATCCGTGCCGCCGGGGCAGGGATCCCGGCCTTCTACACGCCGTCCTCCTACGGGACCGAACTCGCCGAGGGCAAACCCGTCGGGGAATTCGACGGACGCTCCTACGTGCAGGAACGCTGGCTGAAGGCCGATTTCGCACTGCTCAAGGCCGATACCGCCGACACCTACGGCAACCTGACCTACCGGATGGCGGCGCGGAACTTCAATCCGCTGATGGCGGCTGCGGCCACCACCACCATCGTGCAGGCTCGTCAGATCCTCGCTCCCGGCGGGATCGAGCCGGAAAACGTCATCACCCCCGGCCTTTACGTCGACACGCTGGTCGAAGTCACCGACCCGCAGCAGGAAGAGACCCTGATCCGGGCCGGCGCAACCTATGAAGGGGCCAAGGCATGA
- a CDS encoding IclR family transcriptional regulator domain-containing protein: MNPRDMISGLAKGLSVIETFSADHPRQSITEAAQASGLDRATARRCLLTLTELGYAQYDGKYFTLTPRVLRLGTACLATLPLAQIVQPSLDLMSAELGESSSVSVLDDLEVVYVARAAQRNLMSIALMPGSRLPGYCTSMGRVLLAALPETEARARLDRMALVARTELTETDPDRLMARLAEIRAQGHAVIDQEVEMGLRSIAVPVLDAHGRTVAALNIGLPVRGENPEDIVTRYLPPLLTLQAELRRVLT, translated from the coding sequence ATGAACCCACGCGACATGATCTCTGGCCTCGCCAAGGGCCTTTCGGTGATCGAAACCTTTTCGGCCGATCATCCGCGCCAGTCGATCACCGAGGCCGCGCAGGCTTCGGGCCTTGATCGCGCCACGGCGCGGCGCTGCCTGCTGACCCTGACAGAGCTCGGCTATGCGCAGTATGACGGCAAGTACTTTACCCTGACCCCGCGCGTGCTGCGGCTGGGGACGGCCTGCCTTGCCACCCTGCCCCTTGCGCAGATCGTGCAGCCCTCGCTGGACCTGATGAGCGCGGAACTGGGCGAAAGCTCCTCGGTTTCCGTGCTGGATGATCTGGAGGTCGTCTATGTCGCCCGCGCCGCGCAGCGGAACCTGATGTCCATCGCGCTGATGCCGGGATCGCGCCTGCCGGGGTATTGTACTTCGATGGGGCGTGTCCTGTTGGCCGCCCTGCCCGAGACAGAGGCGCGGGCGCGGCTGGATCGCATGGCGCTGGTCGCGCGGACCGAGTTGACGGAAACCGACCCCGACCGCCTGATGGCCCGCCTGGCCGAGATCCGTGCGCAGGGTCACGCCGTGATCGACCAGGAGGTAGAGATGGGCCTGCGATCCATCGCCGTGCCGGTGCTGGATGCCCATGGTCGCACCGTCGCCGCGCTGAACATCGGCCTGCCTGTGCGCGGCGAAAACCCCGAAGACATCGTCACCCGCTACCTGCCGCCCCTGCTGACCCTTCAGGCCGAACTGCGTCGGGTGCTTACGTGA
- a CDS encoding Lrp/AsnC family transcriptional regulator — translation MDRKILAELTADARIPVAELARKVGLSKTPVAARIRALEAGGLITGYRAVLSPIKLGLTHVSFVEVRLSDTRQEALSRFNAAARTIPEIEECYMIAGGFDYLLKVRTRDIADYRQVMGEKISTLPHVSATSTYVAMEAVIEQKAPDLT, via the coding sequence ATGGATCGCAAGATCCTGGCCGAACTGACCGCCGATGCCCGCATCCCGGTAGCTGAACTAGCCCGCAAGGTCGGCCTGTCAAAAACCCCGGTCGCGGCCCGCATCAGGGCGCTGGAGGCCGGCGGGCTGATCACCGGCTACCGCGCCGTGCTGTCCCCGATCAAGCTGGGCCTGACCCATGTGTCCTTTGTCGAGGTCCGCCTGTCCGACACCCGCCAAGAGGCCCTGAGCCGTTTCAACGCCGCCGCCCGCACCATCCCCGAGATCGAGGAATGCTACATGATTGCAGGCGGATTCGATTACCTTCTCAAGGTACGCACCCGCGATATCGCCGATTATCGGCAGGTGATGGGCGAAAAGATATCGACCCTGCCGCATGTCTCGGCGACCTCGACCTACGTGGCGATGGAAGCGGTGATCGAACAGAAGGCGCCGGATCTCACGTAA
- the putA gene encoding bifunctional proline dehydrogenase/L-glutamate gamma-semialdehyde dehydrogenase PutA codes for MTRFEEMQGKAKHAPEAEVLDWLVAQTDLAKPAREMISHRAVDFVKKIRTSKKPTLMEQFLGEYGLSTREGVALMCLAEAMLRVPDRLTIDALIEDKIAPSDWSSHMGQASSPLVNASTWALMLTGRVLEDEKPGMASTLRGAVKRLGEPVIRAAVTRAMKEMGRQFVLGECISKALDRSKPLESQGYTYSYDMLGEAAMTASDAARYAKSYSDAIAAIARACTKGSVEANPGISIKLSALHPRYEVAQEDRAIEEMVPVVRDLARQAARAGMGLNIDAEEQDRLVLSLKVIENVLEDEELAGWDGFGVVVQAYGKRAGQVIDWLYELATRLDRRIMVRLVKGAYWDTEMKHAQVEGHEDFPLFTTRPGTDVSYIANAQKLIRYADRIYPQFATHNAHTAAAVLEMVGNISYEFQRLHGMGERLHDIILKETKSRCRIYAPVGAHRDLLAYLVRRLLENGANSSFVNQVVDARVTPEIIARDPFEMLAEARRPAGLDLPDRIFGDRRNSRGFDLTDATELARIDAARDVAVPDATPLVAGVVSGQTRAVWNPATGAIVAQVTEADADCVEAALAAAARWKASPQERAEVLRRAADLYEEHFGSLFATLTQEAGKSLPDAVGELREAVDFLRYYADQGAVRSDAARGVFAAISPWNFPLAIFTGQIAAALAAGNGVVAKPAEQTCLVAAMAVRLLHEAGVPVRALQLLPGDGAVGAALTGDARIAGVAFTGSTETARKIRLNMVDTLDPGAPLIAETGGLNAMIVDSTALPEQAVRDIVASAFQSAGQRCSALRCLYVQEDIAPQMIEMIKGAMNELRVGNPWNLSTDVGPVIDAEARDGIEAYLAEHADQVLHRLETPQGGTFIPPVLLKVGGIAEMDREVFGPVLHLATYRAADLDKVIAAINATGYGLTFGLHTRIDTRVQEVSDAIHAGNIYVNRNQIGAIVGSQPFGGEGLSGTGPKAGGPHYVTRYQCPTACDAAIPQAPVTDLILPGPTGELNRLRLSARAPILCLGPDTATQVQAVEALGGRAVAAEGMAPQDLQTRLDIGGAIWWGDPEAARAYARALARRDGAILPLITAMPDVGHIFLERHLCVDTTAAGGNASLLAGDAI; via the coding sequence ATGACCCGGTTCGAAGAAATGCAAGGCAAGGCGAAACATGCACCCGAAGCCGAGGTGCTCGACTGGCTGGTGGCCCAGACGGATCTGGCCAAACCCGCGCGCGAGATGATCTCGCACCGGGCGGTGGATTTCGTGAAAAAGATCCGGACCTCGAAGAAACCCACGTTGATGGAACAATTCCTGGGCGAATACGGGCTGTCGACGCGCGAAGGCGTGGCGCTGATGTGCCTGGCCGAAGCCATGCTGCGGGTGCCGGACCGTCTGACCATCGATGCGCTGATCGAAGACAAGATCGCGCCGTCGGACTGGTCCAGCCACATGGGGCAGGCGTCTTCTCCGCTGGTCAATGCCTCGACCTGGGCGCTGATGCTGACCGGTCGGGTGCTGGAAGACGAAAAGCCTGGCATGGCCTCGACCCTGCGGGGCGCTGTGAAGCGTCTTGGCGAACCGGTGATCCGCGCAGCCGTGACCCGCGCGATGAAGGAAATGGGCCGCCAATTCGTGCTGGGCGAATGCATCTCCAAGGCGCTGGACCGGTCCAAGCCGCTGGAAAGTCAGGGCTATACCTATAGCTACGACATGCTGGGCGAGGCGGCGATGACCGCCTCGGATGCGGCGCGCTATGCCAAATCCTACAGCGATGCGATCGCGGCGATTGCCAGGGCCTGCACCAAGGGCTCGGTCGAGGCGAACCCCGGCATTTCGATCAAGTTGTCGGCCCTGCACCCCCGCTACGAGGTTGCGCAGGAAGACCGCGCGATCGAGGAAATGGTGCCCGTCGTGCGCGATCTGGCACGTCAGGCGGCGCGGGCCGGGATGGGTTTGAACATCGATGCCGAGGAACAGGACCGGTTGGTGCTGTCCCTGAAGGTCATCGAGAACGTGCTGGAAGACGAGGAGCTTGCCGGTTGGGATGGTTTCGGCGTCGTGGTGCAGGCCTATGGCAAACGCGCCGGACAGGTCATCGACTGGCTTTACGAACTGGCGACCCGGCTGGACCGGCGCATCATGGTACGGCTGGTCAAGGGCGCCTATTGGGACACCGAGATGAAGCATGCCCAGGTCGAAGGGCATGAAGATTTCCCGCTGTTCACCACCCGACCCGGTACCGATGTCAGCTATATTGCGAATGCCCAGAAGCTGATCCGCTATGCCGACCGGATCTATCCCCAGTTCGCCACCCACAACGCCCATACCGCTGCCGCTGTTTTGGAGATGGTTGGCAACATTTCCTATGAATTCCAGCGGCTTCACGGAATGGGCGAGCGTCTGCACGACATCATCCTGAAAGAGACCAAGTCGCGTTGCCGGATCTATGCGCCGGTGGGGGCGCACCGGGATCTGCTGGCCTACCTGGTGCGGCGGCTGCTGGAAAACGGGGCGAATTCCAGCTTTGTGAACCAGGTCGTCGATGCCCGGGTCACGCCCGAGATCATTGCGCGCGATCCCTTCGAAATGCTGGCCGAAGCACGGCGCCCCGCCGGGCTGGACCTGCCCGACAGGATCTTCGGGGATCGGCGGAACTCACGCGGTTTCGATCTGACCGATGCAACGGAACTGGCGCGGATCGACGCGGCGCGTGACGTGGCGGTGCCAGATGCGACGCCGCTGGTGGCCGGGGTGGTTTCCGGCCAGACGCGCGCGGTTTGGAACCCCGCCACCGGCGCCATCGTCGCCCAGGTGACCGAGGCGGATGCCGATTGTGTCGAGGCCGCGCTGGCCGCTGCCGCCCGCTGGAAGGCCTCGCCGCAAGAACGGGCCGAGGTCCTGCGCCGGGCGGCGGATCTCTACGAGGAACACTTTGGGTCGCTGTTCGCGACCCTGACGCAGGAGGCCGGCAAAAGCCTGCCCGATGCGGTGGGTGAGCTGCGCGAAGCTGTCGATTTCCTGCGCTATTACGCGGATCAGGGCGCGGTGCGCAGCGATGCGGCGCGCGGAGTCTTTGCGGCGATCAGCCCGTGGAACTTTCCACTGGCGATTTTCACAGGACAGATCGCGGCCGCATTGGCGGCGGGCAATGGCGTGGTGGCGAAACCGGCGGAGCAGACCTGCCTTGTCGCGGCGATGGCCGTGCGCCTGTTGCACGAGGCTGGTGTGCCGGTGAGGGCGCTGCAATTGCTGCCCGGCGATGGCGCGGTGGGCGCTGCGCTGACCGGCGATGCACGGATCGCGGGCGTGGCCTTTACCGGCTCGACCGAAACGGCCAGAAAGATCCGGCTGAACATGGTGGACACCCTCGACCCCGGCGCACCGCTGATCGCGGAAACTGGCGGGTTGAACGCGATGATCGTGGACTCGACCGCGCTGCCCGAACAGGCGGTGCGCGACATCGTCGCCTCGGCGTTCCAGAGCGCAGGACAAAGGTGTTCTGCCCTGCGCTGCCTCTACGTTCAGGAAGATATCGCGCCGCAGATGATCGAGATGATCAAGGGCGCGATGAACGAGCTGCGGGTCGGCAACCCCTGGAACCTCAGCACCGATGTCGGTCCGGTGATCGACGCCGAGGCCCGCGACGGGATCGAAGCCTATCTGGCCGAGCACGCGGATCAGGTGCTGCACCGGCTGGAAACGCCGCAAGGCGGCACCTTCATACCGCCGGTGCTGCTGAAGGTCGGGGGCATTGCCGAGATGGACCGCGAAGTCTTTGGCCCCGTGCTGCATCTGGCGACCTATCGGGCGGCGGATCTGGACAAGGTGATCGCGGCGATCAATGCGACCGGCTATGGGCTGACCTTCGGGCTGCATACCCGGATCGATACCCGTGTGCAGGAGGTGTCCGACGCGATCCACGCCGGGAACATCTATGTGAACCGCAACCAGATCGGCGCGATCGTGGGTAGCCAACCCTTTGGCGGAGAGGGGCTTTCCGGTACGGGCCCCAAGGCGGGGGGACCCCATTACGTCACCCGGTATCAGTGCCCCACCGCCTGTGATGCGGCGATACCACAGGCGCCGGTCACGGACCTGATCTTGCCCGGCCCGACCGGAGAACTGAACCGCCTGAGGCTGAGCGCGCGCGCGCCGATCCTGTGCCTTGGTCCGGATACTGCGACGCAGGTGCAGGCCGTGGAAGCGCTTGGCGGTCGCGCGGTCGCGGCCGAAGGGATGGCGCCGCAGGATCTGCAAACCCGGTTGGATATCGGCGGGGCAATCTGGTGGGGCGACCCGGAAGCGGCGCGCGCCTATGCCCGTGCTCTGGCGCGCCGGGATGGAGCGATCCTGCCGCTGATCACGGCCATGCCGGACGTCGGGCATATCTTCCTGGAGCGGCATCTGTGTGTTGATACGACAGCGGCGGGGGGCAATGCCTCCCTGCTGGCGGGGGATGCGATCTGA
- a CDS encoding SDR family NAD(P)-dependent oxidoreductase, whose product MTKPIAIVTGAAQGIGFTCAEVLAEQGFAPVLVDVQEKVLTSAETLGAPGYICDMADPAAVKATFARIAEDHGAPTALAHCAGIAVAGDFLTCSVEDFKRVIDLNLTGTFVANQTAANLMIAAGIQGAIVNMSSIAALLANPAISSYVASKAGVTGFTKAASLALAPHNIRVNAVGPGSIDTAMMAAVNSNPAAMDTAMSRTPLKRMGTAREVAEAVAFLAGPKSSYITGETLYIDGGRQGLNYTC is encoded by the coding sequence ATGACCAAACCCATTGCCATCGTGACCGGCGCCGCCCAGGGCATCGGTTTTACCTGCGCCGAGGTCCTCGCCGAACAGGGCTTTGCCCCGGTACTTGTCGACGTGCAGGAAAAGGTGCTGACCAGCGCCGAAACCCTCGGCGCCCCCGGCTATATCTGCGACATGGCCGACCCGGCCGCGGTCAAGGCCACCTTCGCCCGGATCGCCGAAGACCACGGCGCGCCCACGGCCCTGGCCCATTGCGCCGGGATCGCGGTTGCGGGCGATTTCCTGACATGCTCGGTCGAGGATTTCAAACGGGTGATCGACCTCAACCTGACCGGCACCTTCGTCGCCAACCAGACGGCCGCGAACCTGATGATCGCCGCCGGCATCCAAGGCGCAATCGTCAACATGTCCTCGATCGCCGCACTTCTGGCCAACCCGGCGATCAGTTCCTATGTCGCCTCCAAGGCCGGCGTCACCGGCTTTACCAAGGCCGCCTCCCTCGCCCTCGCCCCGCATAACATCCGCGTCAACGCGGTCGGCCCCGGCTCCATCGACACGGCGATGATGGCGGCGGTGAACTCGAACCCTGCGGCGATGGATACCGCCATGTCCCGCACCCCCCTGAAACGCATGGGCACCGCCCGCGAAGTTGCCGAAGCCGTCGCCTTCCTGGCCGGTCCGAAATCCAGCTACATCACCGGCGAGACCCTCTATATCGACGGCGGTCGTCAGGGTCTCAATTACACCTGCTGA